In the Helianthus annuus cultivar XRQ/B chromosome 11, HanXRQr2.0-SUNRISE, whole genome shotgun sequence genome, one interval contains:
- the LOC110916724 gene encoding dentin sialophosphoprotein — MYSCFHQHFPLLFSPPTNNNNLNQQQQQHDRCILSLSFSLSLFSVMADHKRKKKRGRSKLFRSCFRSFAVDSERPIINNNNNNKSDTRDSKIGRLGKPALIAATGCGEDAVVVSDVNSDNRVSRLLKAVMVKKSRSSSKSSNASDINESFIPIEKTGKQSDDSNACSMQSTDMEDTSSRCSNTLSSSRTTSCSSSSTNANSRWLSEPKTSSQTDTTDSNNQTSSNSSAFPKPNRSNSSSQTCSILLPLSKSNTLIRSSSSPSYHKGLSQLDSVDSNNVMASNLDKVKSSGNSWNIRWCLFLLLSLIVLVVYGRIYAILCTSILFYLVPCRRVKRMNSVGNASRVVDTESEQYKKRVIMAGLLDRTRNPLR, encoded by the exons ATGTACTCATGTTTTCATCAACATTTTCCTCTCTTGTTTTCTCCCCCTACAAACAACAACAACCttaaccaacaacaacaacaacacgaCCGTTGtatcctctctctctctttctccctctctctcttcaGCGTTATGGCGGATCataagagaaagaagaagagagGGAGAAGCAAGCTCTTCAGGTCTTGCTTTCGGTCTTTCGCTGTCGATAGCGAAAGACcgattattaataataataataataataaatcagATACCCGGGATTCTAAAATCGGACGCCTAGGAAAACCGGCTTTGATTGCAGCAACTGGATGCGGTGAAGACGCTGTTGTTGTTTCGGATGTTAATTCCGATAACCGGGTTTCCCGATTGCTTAAAGCGGTTATG GTGAAGAAGAGTAGGAGTTCATCTAAATCATCGAACGCTTCAGACATAAACGAATCGTTTATACCAATCGAAAAGACCGGAAAACAATCCGACGACAGTAACGCGTGCAGTATGCAATCAACAGACATGGAAGATACATCAAGTCGTTGTTCGAATACACTATCTTCTTCACGAACCACTAGTTGTTCCTCTTCGTCCACAAACGCCAATTCTCGATGGCTATCTGAACCAAAAACATCATCTCAAACAGATACAACAGATTCTAATAATCAAACTTCATCCAATTCATCAGCATTTCCGAAACCTAACCGAAGCAACTCCAGTTCTCAAACATGTTCTATCCTGTTACCATTATCAAAATCAAATACTCTTATTCGATCATCATCGTCACCATCGTACCATAAAGGATTATCACAATTAGATTCAGTCGATTCGAACAATGTGATGGCATCTAATCTGGATAAAGTTAAGTCTAGCGGTAACAGTTGGAATATCCGTTGGTGTTTGTTTCTTCTTTTGAGTCTTATTGTGTTGGTGGTGTACGGAAGAATATACGCTATACTTTGTACATCTATTTTGTTCTATTTAGTACCTTGTCGACGAGTGAAACGAATGAACTCAGTTGGCAACGCGAGCAGGGTGGTGGATACTGAGTCGGAGCAGTACAAGAAAAGAGTTATTATGGCTGGTTTGCTTGATAGAACACGAAATCCTCTTCGGTAG